From Polyangiaceae bacterium, a single genomic window includes:
- the nuoL gene encoding NADH-quinone oxidoreductase subunit L: MHTLQVVFPDTDFTLLAVILGLPLIGAFINGVFGKRLGRQGVTLMALSAVGGAFIAAVTAFFMLRTAQGHEEHAVRFSWTAWEWLSLSTPNARPTLSVKFSLDALNSTMSLIVTGVGFLIHLYSSKYMEEDPGYYRFFAYLNLFIFSMLVLILGDSLPILFVGWEGVGLCSYLLIGFWFHEDANAAAGKKAFIANRIGDFGLLCAMGLLLSYTGALDWAGIDAGAAGLAGKTQIWPLGNDVPLAHYLGDWLSQPRYADRSTLVALFLFLGCAGKSAQFPLYVWLPDAMAGPTPVSALIHAATMVTAGVYLMCRMSGVFVMAPTAMLVIALVGAFTALLAATIALVQNDIKKVLAYSTVSQLGYMFIGTGVGAFTAGFFHVMTHAFFKACLFLGAGSVIHAMHARIHDTDASQDMRNMGGMKAFMPLTHWTFLISCIAIAGIPPLAGFWSKDEILYMAYTQGVTAPDSVRAAYPELAQWPAWAGKAIYGMGLLGAVMTAFYMFRLYFRIFHGEFKGWKIVKNWVDPHAHDAHGDDHHDEHDHHAFDPEEPREGPTPHESPWQMTTPLVILAGLAAVAGFLNAPLLHMHALEHWLEPVFKLASTGVKSIDPDHHMMLTLAVPGVLVGVAGVGLAWFFYISKGGEPAAQLAEKAPGVHRFLMNKWWVDEFYEETFIGAVDALAEFFTWADKWIVDGIVARLTAGIVQVTGTVLRYAQTGRVQAYAAAMVAGTACLGWFMLTPHASAKPFENHRTGSYRVEAAPGLGYSYRWSSKQGEGDFQYDGGEEFGTQRTTSFNLDRGAARTVRLEVQDAFGHHSSWEYEVTRPKDDRPPGSAPANMVIQQDAQGRPHIVMPPGHPAPQGDTQ; the protein is encoded by the coding sequence ATGCACACGCTGCAAGTTGTTTTCCCGGACACAGATTTCACGCTGCTCGCGGTCATTCTTGGCCTGCCGCTGATTGGTGCCTTCATCAACGGCGTCTTCGGCAAGCGTCTCGGCCGTCAGGGCGTGACGCTGATGGCGCTCAGCGCCGTGGGGGGTGCCTTCATCGCGGCGGTGACCGCCTTCTTCATGCTGCGCACCGCGCAGGGGCATGAGGAGCACGCGGTTCGCTTCAGCTGGACCGCGTGGGAGTGGCTATCCCTGAGCACGCCCAATGCCCGACCGACTCTGTCGGTGAAGTTCAGCCTCGACGCGCTGAACTCCACGATGAGCTTGATCGTGACCGGCGTCGGCTTCCTCATCCACTTGTACTCCTCGAAGTACATGGAGGAAGACCCTGGGTACTACCGCTTCTTCGCCTATCTGAACCTGTTCATCTTCTCGATGCTGGTTTTGATCTTGGGCGATAGCCTGCCAATCCTGTTCGTGGGTTGGGAAGGCGTCGGCCTCTGCAGCTACCTCCTGATTGGATTCTGGTTCCACGAGGATGCAAACGCGGCGGCGGGCAAGAAGGCGTTCATCGCGAACCGTATCGGCGACTTCGGCCTGCTCTGTGCGATGGGCCTATTGCTCAGCTACACCGGCGCACTCGACTGGGCTGGTATCGATGCTGGAGCGGCCGGCCTGGCTGGCAAGACCCAGATCTGGCCGCTTGGTAACGACGTTCCGCTGGCTCACTACCTGGGCGACTGGTTGAGCCAGCCCCGTTACGCCGACCGCTCCACGCTGGTCGCGTTATTCCTGTTCTTGGGCTGCGCCGGCAAGAGCGCCCAGTTCCCGTTGTACGTCTGGCTACCGGACGCCATGGCGGGCCCGACCCCGGTCTCCGCGCTGATTCACGCCGCGACGATGGTGACCGCAGGTGTCTACCTGATGTGCCGCATGTCGGGAGTGTTCGTGATGGCGCCGACGGCGATGTTGGTGATCGCCCTCGTGGGCGCGTTCACCGCATTGCTCGCAGCGACCATCGCGCTGGTACAGAACGACATCAAGAAGGTGCTGGCGTACTCAACCGTCAGCCAGCTTGGGTACATGTTCATCGGTACCGGCGTCGGTGCTTTCACCGCGGGGTTCTTCCACGTGATGACCCACGCCTTCTTCAAGGCGTGTTTGTTCCTCGGTGCGGGTTCGGTGATCCACGCGATGCACGCGCGGATCCATGACACGGACGCAAGCCAGGACATGCGGAACATGGGCGGCATGAAGGCGTTCATGCCCCTGACCCACTGGACCTTCCTGATCAGCTGCATCGCGATCGCGGGCATCCCGCCCCTCGCCGGTTTCTGGTCCAAGGACGAGATCCTCTACATGGCGTACACCCAAGGGGTGACGGCGCCGGACTCGGTCCGCGCGGCTTATCCAGAGCTCGCTCAGTGGCCAGCTTGGGCTGGCAAGGCGATCTACGGCATGGGCTTGTTGGGCGCTGTGATGACGGCGTTCTACATGTTCCGCCTCTACTTCCGGATTTTCCACGGAGAATTCAAGGGCTGGAAGATCGTGAAGAATTGGGTCGACCCCCACGCGCACGACGCTCACGGGGACGACCACCACGACGAACACGATCACCACGCGTTCGATCCCGAAGAGCCTCGAGAGGGGCCCACGCCCCACGAATCGCCCTGGCAGATGACCACTCCGCTGGTCATCCTGGCGGGTCTGGCGGCGGTCGCTGGCTTCCTGAACGCCCCGTTGCTCCACATGCACGCTCTCGAGCACTGGCTCGAACCGGTGTTCAAGCTCGCCTCCACCGGCGTGAAGAGCATCGACCCGGATCACCACATGATGTTGACCCTGGCCGTGCCCGGAGTGCTGGTCGGAGTGGCCGGCGTCGGGCTGGCTTGGTTCTTCTACATCTCGAAGGGGGGCGAACCCGCCGCGCAGCTCGCGGAGAAGGCTCCCGGTGTGCATCGCTTCCTGATGAACAAGTGGTGGGTCGACGAGTTCTACGAAGAGACCTTCATCGGCGCTGTGGACGCTCTCGCGGAGTTCTTCACCTGGGCTGACAAGTGGATCGTCGACGGCATCGTGGCCAGGCTCACGGCTGGCATCGTGCAAGTCACCGGAACCGTGCTGCGCTACGCCCAGACAGGGCGTGTGCAAGCTTACGCCGCCGCGATGGTGGCCGGCACCGCGTGCCTTGGCTGGTTCATGCTGACGCCTCACGCCTCGGCAAAGCCATTCGAGAACCACCGCACCGGTAGCTACCGCGTGGAAGCGGCACCCGGCCTTGGCTACTCCTATCGCTGGAGCAGCAAGCAAGGGGAAGGGGACTTCCAGTACGACGGCGGTGAGGAGTTCGGCACCCAGCGCACAACCAGCTTCAATTTGGATCGGGGCGCTGCGCGCACTGTCCGCCTCGAAGTGCAAGATGCGTTCGGGCATCACTCGAGCTGGGAGTACGAGGTCACCCGTCCCAAGGACGATCGGCCGCCTGGTTCAGCGCCCGCCAACATGGTGATTCAACAGGACGCGCAAGGCCGCCCGCATATCGTGATGCCGCCTGGCCATCCGGCTCCGCAGGGAGACACGCAGTGA
- a CDS encoding NADH-quinone oxidoreductase subunit J: MAGNLFFVVCALVALVGALGTVTSHNPIRSAVGLLATILGIAGLFLKLDAQFLAAIQLMVYAGAVVVLFVFVIMVLGPDARTDVEAGKAQISRAFAGGLMALLAAGALFLLAKGGPTPTVFAKVMPGHGDVEAVGGQLFTQGIVPFELATALLIAAAIGAIAIARGKAVRIDKPRALPKGKYFGGPAHPRDVAAQVDTGVRKDGAH, from the coding sequence ATGGCTGGAAATCTCTTCTTCGTGGTGTGCGCCCTGGTGGCCCTCGTGGGCGCTCTAGGCACGGTCACCTCGCACAATCCGATTCGCAGCGCCGTCGGGCTCTTGGCGACGATCTTGGGCATCGCGGGCCTGTTCCTGAAGCTGGATGCGCAGTTCCTCGCGGCAATCCAGCTGATGGTGTACGCGGGGGCCGTCGTCGTCTTGTTCGTGTTCGTGATCATGGTGCTTGGCCCCGACGCGCGAACCGATGTCGAAGCCGGCAAGGCGCAAATCTCCCGCGCGTTCGCTGGTGGGCTGATGGCGTTGCTCGCTGCGGGCGCGCTGTTTCTTCTGGCCAAGGGCGGACCGACCCCGACGGTGTTCGCCAAGGTCATGCCCGGCCACGGTGACGTCGAGGCAGTGGGCGGCCAGCTCTTCACCCAGGGCATCGTGCCTTTCGAGCTCGCTACCGCGCTGCTCATCGCCGCGGCCATCGGCGCCATCGCTATCGCGCGCGGCAAGGCTGTGCGAATCGACAAGCCTCGTGCCCTACCCAAGGGCAAGTACTTCGGTGGCCCGGCTCACCCCCGGGACGTGGCCGCTCAGGTCGACACTGGAGTCCGGAAGGACGGTGCACATTGA
- the nuoF gene encoding NADH-quinone oxidoreductase subunit NuoF, producing MLKQTQYLSKNYGKPDSWKLEMYEQGGGYKSARKALSMTREQVIEEAKAAHIRGRGGAGFDAGTKWSFMPPPGDKPHYLVVNADEGEPGTFKDRTIMEMNPHALIEGCIIAGYGIGAHAAYIYVRDELHLSKARLWAAIEEARAKGYLGEKPFGKDYAMQVYVHTGAGAYICGEETALINSLEGRRGEPRLKPPFPAQYGVFGMPSTVNNVETIAIMPSVFEVGGDTFSKLSELHAFNDGGARLFGVSGHVKKPGVYEAAVGLTLRELIFDLGGGMLDDRPLLGVIPGGSSCPIMLEDEIVNIEGDERFAAYNGKSVLDLPMGVDTYRRTGNMLGTCCAIVLSDRADPVLACQNLIHFYKHESCGQCTPCREGCGWLERIFDKVVQGTATMEELDRVHEIASNITGNTICAFGDGAATPMLAFIRKFRKHFEDYVQTGGKNQTGELGWLATDRRAAE from the coding sequence ATGCTGAAGCAGACGCAGTACCTGTCCAAGAACTACGGGAAGCCCGACAGCTGGAAGCTCGAGATGTACGAGCAAGGCGGGGGCTACAAGAGCGCGCGTAAAGCGCTCTCGATGACTCGCGAGCAAGTCATCGAAGAGGCGAAGGCTGCGCACATCCGCGGCCGCGGCGGCGCAGGCTTCGACGCTGGCACCAAGTGGAGCTTCATGCCTCCGCCGGGGGACAAGCCTCACTACCTGGTCGTCAACGCGGACGAAGGGGAGCCTGGTACCTTCAAAGACCGCACGATCATGGAGATGAACCCTCACGCGTTGATCGAGGGGTGCATCATCGCCGGCTACGGCATCGGCGCTCACGCGGCGTATATCTACGTGCGCGACGAGCTGCACTTGTCCAAGGCGCGGCTCTGGGCCGCTATCGAGGAGGCCCGCGCCAAGGGTTACCTCGGGGAAAAGCCCTTCGGTAAAGACTACGCGATGCAGGTCTACGTCCACACGGGCGCAGGCGCTTACATCTGCGGAGAAGAGACCGCGCTCATCAACTCTCTCGAGGGTCGGCGCGGTGAGCCTCGCCTGAAGCCTCCGTTCCCTGCGCAGTACGGCGTGTTTGGCATGCCCTCCACGGTGAACAACGTGGAGACCATCGCCATCATGCCGTCGGTCTTCGAGGTGGGTGGTGACACCTTCTCCAAGCTCAGCGAGCTTCACGCCTTCAACGATGGCGGGGCGCGGTTGTTTGGGGTCAGCGGCCACGTGAAGAAGCCGGGCGTCTACGAAGCCGCCGTGGGCCTCACGTTGCGTGAACTCATTTTCGACCTGGGCGGCGGCATGCTGGACGACCGCCCGTTGCTCGGTGTGATTCCCGGCGGATCCAGCTGCCCAATCATGCTGGAGGACGAGATCGTCAACATCGAAGGCGACGAGCGCTTCGCTGCGTACAACGGCAAGAGCGTCCTAGACCTGCCGATGGGCGTCGACACCTACCGCCGCACGGGGAACATGCTCGGCACTTGCTGCGCCATCGTGCTGAGCGATCGCGCCGACCCGGTGTTGGCCTGCCAGAACCTGATTCACTTCTACAAGCACGAGTCTTGTGGTCAGTGCACGCCCTGCCGCGAAGGCTGCGGTTGGCTCGAGCGCATCTTCGACAAGGTGGTGCAAGGCACCGCCACGATGGAAGAACTCGATCGGGTGCACGAGATCGCCTCGAACATCACGGGCAACACCATCTGCGCGTTCGGCGACGGTGCTGCCACCCCCATGCTGGCCTTCATCCGCAAGTTCCGAAAGCACTTCGAGGACTACGTGCAGACCGGTGGAAAGAACCAGACCGGTGAACTCGGCTGGCTCGCGACCGACCGCCGGGCGGCGGAGTAG
- a CDS encoding NAD(P)H-dependent oxidoreductase subunit E: protein MAFALNEEQERQLKSILERYPNKMAACIPTLHLCQEANENWVNEDVIQFVAERLELSAAHVKGVVTFYTLFNQHKPGKHQVWVCRTLSCALRGSDQILAHCEKKLGVRCGETTKDGRVTLRTAECLASCGTAPMMQVDKDYYENLSIEQVDRILDRLMYEG from the coding sequence ATGGCATTCGCCCTGAACGAGGAGCAGGAGCGCCAGCTGAAGAGCATTCTCGAGCGCTACCCAAACAAGATGGCGGCGTGCATTCCCACGCTGCACTTGTGCCAGGAAGCCAACGAGAACTGGGTGAACGAAGACGTCATCCAGTTCGTCGCAGAACGGCTCGAGCTGTCGGCGGCGCACGTCAAAGGCGTCGTCACCTTCTATACGCTCTTCAACCAGCACAAACCCGGCAAGCACCAGGTGTGGGTCTGCCGCACGCTTTCCTGCGCGCTACGAGGCTCCGACCAAATTCTCGCGCACTGCGAAAAGAAGCTTGGTGTGCGCTGCGGAGAAACGACTAAAGACGGCCGCGTCACCCTGCGCACCGCCGAGTGCCTCGCTTCATGCGGCACCGCGCCGATGATGCAGGTCGACAAGGACTACTACGAGAACCTCAGCATCGAGCAGGTCGACCGAATCCTCGACCGCCTGATGTACGAGGGTTGA
- a CDS encoding zinc ribbon domain-containing protein — MFCPNCGTQNEDSANSCVKCGFNLKGSAAPKFKGTMLMMNAPTIPKPGEGAAPPAPGGAPAAPKPKLKGTMLGVAPPSAGGVAPPDAPAPAAPPPPAPPAPEPPGGGVNPLGGTMVADMSPVGDIPAPPAPPMPDAGGGFPPPGGDPMGPPPGAPMGGPPPGAPMGGPPDMGGPPPGAPMGGPPPGGPPPGAPMGGAPMGGAPMGGPPPGGPMGGAPMGAPPPGAPMGGPPMGGPMAGPVGGAMAGMNQMAGGDDIKKQAQTWLILSIVTFFCGCGLLAAAPAFFAWKAKQAAEAGDVQEFQSKIKIAKILTILGFVWFVVIVILQIVLQVMAS; from the coding sequence GTGTTTTGTCCGAACTGTGGGACGCAGAACGAGGATAGTGCGAATAGCTGCGTCAAGTGCGGTTTCAACTTGAAGGGCTCTGCGGCGCCCAAGTTCAAGGGCACCATGCTGATGATGAATGCCCCCACCATCCCCAAGCCCGGGGAAGGGGCAGCACCACCAGCACCGGGAGGAGCTCCAGCGGCTCCGAAGCCCAAGCTAAAGGGCACGATGCTCGGCGTTGCGCCGCCGTCGGCCGGTGGCGTCGCGCCGCCTGACGCTCCAGCCCCCGCTGCACCTCCGCCACCAGCTCCCCCCGCACCGGAACCTCCGGGTGGTGGCGTGAATCCGCTGGGTGGAACGATGGTCGCGGACATGAGCCCCGTGGGTGATATCCCCGCTCCGCCCGCGCCTCCGATGCCAGATGCTGGTGGTGGCTTCCCGCCGCCCGGCGGTGATCCGATGGGCCCGCCGCCCGGTGCTCCAATGGGTGGACCGCCGCCGGGTGCACCGATGGGTGGACCGCCAGACATGGGTGGACCTCCTCCGGGTGCGCCGATGGGTGGACCGCCACCAGGTGGACCGCCGCCTGGTGCACCAATGGGCGGTGCACCAATGGGCGGTGCGCCGATGGGTGGACCGCCGCCAGGTGGACCGATGGGAGGAGCGCCGATGGGTGCGCCGCCGCCTGGTGCGCCGATGGGTGGACCTCCCATGGGCGGACCGATGGCTGGCCCAGTGGGTGGCGCGATGGCCGGCATGAATCAGATGGCCGGTGGCGACGACATCAAGAAGCAGGCTCAGACCTGGCTGATCTTGTCGATCGTTACCTTCTTCTGCGGCTGTGGTCTGCTCGCCGCTGCTCCTGCGTTCTTCGCTTGGAAGGCGAAGCAAGCGGCTGAAGCAGGAGACGTCCAGGAGTTCCAGTCGAAGATCAAGATCGCAAAGATCCTGACCATCCTCGGTTTCGTCTGGTTCGTCGTGATTGTGATCCTCCAGATCGTCTTGCAAGTGATGGCCAGCTAA
- a CDS encoding NADH-quinone oxidoreductase subunit M, with amino-acid sequence MVQAWPYAAAFAVGALIPRRESKFERFALGIVGLLAAAFISSMWPEKAVETAAAPPMEWDQLLNLIVFLPIVGAVAILFMPRQSPELLRRVTMVILGLDFVASLWLLKVPMTDGWHFQYVREWLPGFGIRYHVAVDGISIWLVILSTFTTPLAAYASFGSLKKRTKDLCFSLLLLHGAMLGAFVSLDLFLFYVFWELMLVPMLILIGIWGGVEKIKASYKFFLYTMAGSLLMLAAILYMVWTHEQVAGYVTFDYLALSRLVLPQTAAYLCFAAFALAFLIKVPMFPLHTWLPDAHVQAPTGGSVILAAVLLKLGTYAYIRFCMGMFAGPAYAAAANLAGVAIGGGILYAALVAWKQSDIKKLIAYSSVAHLGFVMLGLFTATEAGIAGGVLQMVNHGISTGALFILVGVIYDRRHTRLVSEFGGLAKVMPIYTACFVLITMSSIGVPGTNGFVGEFMVIMGSFTSSVLGSHGKLQGGLAAFGVILAAVYMLSMVQKTFFGPLSNPKNKNLKDLNIRETVVLAPLIAMVFVLGLFPNLFLDVMKPSVAGVTARFMDSTREFRNAMDTNPDRAVLLPRLSGALSSGYPEDPKKQTEAPEGATAALDKESAQ; translated from the coding sequence TTGGTCCAGGCGTGGCCCTACGCCGCCGCCTTCGCCGTTGGCGCGTTGATTCCGCGTCGCGAGTCGAAGTTCGAGCGCTTCGCGTTGGGCATTGTCGGGCTCCTCGCAGCAGCCTTCATCTCCTCGATGTGGCCCGAGAAGGCCGTCGAGACCGCGGCAGCGCCCCCCATGGAGTGGGATCAGCTGCTCAACTTGATCGTCTTCCTGCCGATTGTCGGTGCGGTCGCGATCCTGTTCATGCCCAGGCAGTCGCCCGAGCTCTTGCGACGCGTGACGATGGTCATCCTCGGCCTGGATTTCGTGGCTTCGCTCTGGCTCCTCAAGGTGCCGATGACCGACGGCTGGCACTTCCAGTATGTGCGAGAGTGGCTCCCTGGATTTGGTATCCGCTACCACGTGGCGGTCGACGGCATCAGCATCTGGCTGGTCATCCTATCGACCTTCACCACGCCGCTCGCCGCGTACGCGAGCTTCGGTTCCCTGAAGAAACGCACCAAGGACCTGTGCTTCAGCTTGCTGCTGCTGCACGGCGCGATGCTCGGCGCGTTCGTCAGCCTCGACCTGTTCCTGTTCTACGTGTTCTGGGAGCTGATGCTGGTGCCGATGCTGATCCTCATCGGCATCTGGGGTGGCGTTGAGAAGATCAAGGCTTCCTACAAGTTCTTCCTCTACACCATGGCCGGCAGCTTGCTGATGCTCGCCGCCATTCTGTACATGGTCTGGACTCACGAGCAGGTCGCTGGCTACGTGACCTTCGACTACCTGGCGCTCAGCCGTCTGGTGTTGCCCCAGACCGCCGCCTACCTGTGCTTCGCGGCGTTCGCCTTGGCCTTCTTGATCAAGGTCCCGATGTTCCCGCTGCACACGTGGCTTCCAGACGCTCACGTCCAGGCGCCAACGGGCGGCTCCGTGATTCTGGCCGCGGTGCTGTTGAAGCTCGGGACCTACGCCTACATTCGCTTCTGCATGGGGATGTTTGCCGGGCCGGCGTATGCCGCCGCAGCGAACCTGGCGGGCGTGGCGATCGGCGGCGGCATCCTGTACGCCGCGCTGGTTGCCTGGAAACAGAGCGACATCAAAAAGCTGATTGCCTACTCCTCGGTGGCGCACCTGGGCTTTGTGATGCTTGGCCTGTTTACCGCAACTGAGGCCGGCATCGCCGGTGGCGTGCTTCAGATGGTGAACCACGGCATCTCGACCGGCGCGCTCTTCATCTTGGTCGGCGTGATCTACGACCGCCGCCACACGCGCTTGGTCAGCGAGTTCGGTGGCCTTGCGAAGGTGATGCCGATCTACACCGCGTGCTTCGTGCTGATCACGATGTCGAGCATCGGCGTTCCGGGCACCAACGGCTTCGTGGGCGAGTTCATGGTGATCATGGGTTCGTTCACCTCCAGCGTCCTCGGCAGCCACGGCAAGCTCCAAGGTGGCCTCGCCGCCTTCGGCGTCATCTTGGCTGCGGTGTACATGCTCAGCATGGTGCAGAAGACCTTCTTTGGTCCGCTGTCGAATCCCAAGAACAAGAACCTCAAGGATCTGAACATCCGCGAGACAGTGGTGCTCGCACCGCTCATCGCCATGGTGTTCGTGCTGGGCCTGTTCCCGAATTTGTTCCTGGACGTGATGAAACCAAGCGTCGCAGGCGTGACCGCCCGCTTCATGGACTCCACTCGGGAGTTCCGCAACGCGATGGACACGAACCCCGACCGCGCTGTGCTGCTGCCGCGGCTTTCGGGAGCGTTGAGTTCGGGTTACCCCGAGGATCCGAAGAAACAAACTGAGGCTCCTGAGGGCGCGACTGCCGCGCTCGACAAGGAGAGCGCACAATGA
- a CDS encoding NADH-quinone oxidoreductase subunit N: MNLLFPLSPLLAVGFGALLLMLAEAFGKPQVDKELHGTEHIVDAGAGRSGELGLGAAVILFAGAVLSVAVWMVGPQNLPELKLLEPWLVMDRVALFMSFVLCLGGAFAALLAGGYLPEHNIDRGEFFPLVILATFGAQVLAASGDLLSLFIGLETMSLGVYALIGLRRGSPRAAEASLKYFLLGSFAAALMLFGAALLYGATGHTDLKGIGEAVASIGQPDSKVNAALVVLGLVLNLAGLAFKVSAVPFHMWTPDAYEGAPTPATTFMAVAVKTAAFAVMMRVLLTSFGDERLMSWGTGWPPVLAFLAILTMTVANVIAGRQESVKRMLAYSSIAHAGYVLVGLVATMRAPAEGQASVMFYLLTYTVSTAGAFGALILCGSRGAEAVSYEDLAGLGKRHPAAALAFTVFLLSLAGMPPTAGFFGKLYIFRAAMGSELYLLAVLGLLNSLLGAYYYLRVIVFMYFREPAPGAPLAVPMRSGLVTGALVIAGFLVLALGIAPGTPLAMALGAVSP, from the coding sequence ATGAATCTGCTGTTCCCTCTCTCCCCGCTTCTGGCGGTCGGCTTCGGCGCGCTGCTCCTGATGCTCGCTGAGGCGTTCGGCAAGCCGCAGGTCGACAAAGAGCTGCATGGCACTGAGCACATCGTCGACGCTGGAGCTGGCCGCAGTGGCGAGCTGGGCCTCGGCGCCGCGGTGATTCTATTCGCGGGCGCTGTGCTGAGCGTCGCCGTGTGGATGGTTGGGCCTCAGAACCTGCCCGAACTCAAGCTGCTCGAGCCGTGGCTCGTCATGGACCGCGTGGCGCTCTTCATGAGCTTCGTGCTCTGCCTGGGTGGCGCATTCGCGGCGTTGCTCGCTGGGGGCTACCTGCCCGAGCACAACATCGACCGCGGCGAGTTTTTCCCACTGGTGATCCTGGCGACGTTCGGCGCTCAGGTGCTCGCGGCCTCGGGTGACCTGCTGAGCCTGTTCATCGGACTCGAGACGATGAGCCTCGGCGTGTACGCCCTCATCGGTCTACGTCGTGGCAGCCCTCGCGCTGCCGAGGCGTCGCTGAAGTACTTCCTGCTCGGGAGTTTCGCTGCCGCGCTCATGCTCTTCGGCGCAGCGCTGCTCTACGGTGCGACGGGGCACACCGACCTCAAGGGGATCGGTGAAGCCGTTGCGAGCATTGGCCAGCCAGACAGCAAGGTGAACGCCGCACTCGTGGTGCTCGGCTTGGTGCTGAACCTGGCCGGTCTCGCCTTCAAGGTGAGCGCCGTGCCATTCCACATGTGGACCCCCGACGCCTACGAAGGCGCCCCCACGCCGGCCACGACGTTCATGGCCGTGGCTGTGAAGACCGCGGCGTTCGCGGTGATGATGCGCGTGTTGCTCACCAGCTTTGGCGACGAGCGCCTGATGAGCTGGGGCACGGGCTGGCCGCCGGTGCTGGCGTTCCTCGCCATCCTGACGATGACCGTCGCGAACGTGATTGCCGGCCGGCAGGAGTCCGTGAAGCGCATGCTCGCGTACTCCTCGATTGCCCACGCGGGTTACGTGCTCGTCGGTTTGGTTGCCACCATGCGCGCTCCGGCGGAAGGCCAGGCGAGCGTGATGTTCTACCTCTTGACCTACACGGTCTCGACGGCCGGTGCGTTCGGCGCGCTGATCCTGTGTGGTAGCCGCGGCGCAGAGGCGGTGAGCTACGAAGATCTGGCGGGCCTTGGTAAGCGCCATCCGGCGGCTGCGCTGGCGTTCACGGTTTTCCTGCTGTCGTTGGCTGGCATGCCGCCGACTGCTGGCTTCTTCGGCAAGCTCTACATCTTCCGCGCGGCAATGGGGAGCGAACTCTATCTGCTGGCAGTGTTGGGCCTGTTGAACAGCTTGCTCGGCGCCTACTACTACCTGCGCGTGATCGTGTTCATGTACTTCCGTGAGCCGGCGCCCGGTGCACCCCTCGCGGTGCCGATGCGCTCCGGTTTGGTGACGGGTGCGCTCGTGATCGCGGGCTTCTTGGTGCTCGCGCTGGGCATCGCTCCAGGCACACCCCTCGCGATGGCGCTCGGAGCAGTCTCTCCTTGA
- a CDS encoding DUF2752 domain-containing protein codes for MFNQPCPGCGLTRATMAALHGHLGEAFHMHPLFFLAAPFNALALIYGSWLLLAPKRFQPSNEKLFSAGKRIGQAYIVISILLTVLWVARFFGAFGGPVPVGAKAAQEWHQSGEAL; via the coding sequence ATGTTCAATCAGCCCTGCCCTGGCTGCGGCCTGACCCGCGCCACCATGGCGGCGCTGCACGGGCACCTCGGTGAGGCCTTCCACATGCACCCGCTGTTTTTCCTCGCGGCACCGTTCAACGCGCTCGCGCTGATCTACGGCAGCTGGCTCTTGCTCGCGCCCAAGCGCTTTCAGCCGTCAAACGAGAAGCTCTTCTCCGCGGGCAAGCGCATCGGTCAAGCCTATATCGTGATCTCGATCCTGCTCACCGTGCTCTGGGTGGCGCGCTTCTTCGGTGCGTTCGGCGGACCCGTGCCAGTCGGCGCCAAGGCCGCTCAAGAGTGGCACCAGTCCGGTGAGGCGCTCTGA
- the nuoK gene encoding NADH-quinone oxidoreductase subunit NuoK, translating to MLSGLIFSIGAVGFLVRRNVLVQLMCIELMLNSVNLALVAYNRVHVGNMTGNVFAFFVIAVAAAEAAVGLAIVIAFYRLRSSVQSDEADALRH from the coding sequence ATGCTCTCGGGGCTGATCTTCTCGATCGGCGCCGTTGGGTTCTTGGTGCGTAGGAACGTGCTGGTTCAGTTGATGTGCATCGAGCTGATGCTCAACTCAGTCAATCTCGCGCTGGTTGCTTACAACCGCGTCCACGTCGGCAACATGACCGGCAACGTTTTCGCCTTCTTCGTGATCGCCGTCGCGGCAGCTGAAGCCGCCGTCGGCCTGGCGATCGTCATCGCTTTCTACCGCTTGCGCTCCTCCGTCCAGAGTGACGAGGCAGACGCTCTGCGCCACTAG